In a genomic window of Pseudomonas mohnii:
- the purU gene encoding formyltetrahydrofolate deformylase, which translates to MDTTNEHYILKINCPAASGIVAAITTCLAGQQCYISELAQFDDEFTGQFFMRAVFRFNTGVKGDIGALREHLGDLACGFDMRWQLFCSSQPTRVLLMVSKFDHCLTDLLYRHRKGEMDMHITAVVSNHLDLRAMAEREGIRFIYLPITKDSKASQEAELMRIVEDTQTDLVVLARYMQILSDSLCQQLSGRAINIHHSFLPGFKGAKPYHQAYDRGVKLIGATAHYVTSDLDEGPIIEQEIQRVDHTYLPDALVAIGRDTETVALSKALKYHLEHRVFINQDKTVIFR; encoded by the coding sequence ATGGACACTACCAACGAACATTACATTCTCAAGATCAATTGCCCGGCAGCGTCCGGCATCGTTGCCGCGATCACCACCTGCCTGGCCGGACAGCAGTGCTACATCAGCGAGCTGGCGCAATTCGACGACGAGTTCACCGGGCAATTTTTCATGCGCGCGGTGTTCCGCTTCAACACCGGCGTGAAGGGCGATATCGGTGCCCTGCGCGAGCATCTGGGCGACCTGGCCTGCGGCTTCGACATGCGGTGGCAGCTGTTCTGCAGCAGTCAGCCGACCCGGGTGCTGCTGATGGTCAGCAAGTTCGACCACTGCCTGACTGACCTGCTGTACCGCCACCGCAAAGGCGAGATGGACATGCACATCACCGCAGTGGTCTCCAACCACCTGGACCTGCGAGCCATGGCCGAACGCGAAGGCATTCGCTTCATCTACCTGCCAATCACCAAGGACAGCAAGGCCAGCCAGGAAGCCGAGTTGATGCGCATCGTCGAGGACACTCAGACCGACCTGGTGGTGCTCGCCCGCTACATGCAGATTCTGTCCGACAGCCTGTGCCAGCAACTGTCCGGCCGGGCTATCAACATCCATCACTCGTTCCTGCCCGGTTTCAAGGGTGCCAAGCCCTATCACCAGGCCTACGACCGTGGCGTGAAGCTGATCGGCGCCACCGCCCACTACGTCACCAGCGACCTCGACGAGGGGCCAATCATCGAGCAGGAAATCCAGCGAGTCGATCATACCTACCTGCCCGATGCGCTGGTCGCCATCGGCCGCGACACCGAAACCGTAGCGCTTTCCAAAGCCCTGAAATACCACCTGGAACACCGGGTGTTCATCAACCAGGACAAGACGGTGATTTTTCGCTGA